A single genomic interval of Notolabrus celidotus isolate fNotCel1 chromosome 13, fNotCel1.pri, whole genome shotgun sequence harbors:
- the lratd1 gene encoding protein LRATD1 — protein MGNQLDRITHLNYSELPTGDPSGLEKDELRVGVAYFFSDEEEEVDDRTPSDCGFTKDHSPAEEGPFSVSEVEYSAFCAQECIFSKLRENEDLNVYSAKSLLTMCKPGDLLELVATAQAPHWAIYEQDDQVIHLHKGEIRKDSLLEISSGRHGRIVNNRYRYRPLPPDLVMQNAAGHLGLSSEEICWTNSESFAAWCRFGKREFKAGGEAHSAEQQYFLKVHLSGSGVHTLVFRSLEDMIRERRRMDASGILKELSLVNGGKE, from the coding sequence ATGGGAAATCAACTGGATCGGATCACCCACCTCAACTACAGCGAGCTGCCCACGGGGGATCCGTCCGGGCTGGAAAAAGACGAGCTTCGGGTCGGCGTCGCCTACTTCTTCTctgacgaagaggaggaggtggacgaCCGCACTCCGTCCGACTGCGGCTTCACCAAGGACCACAGCCCGGCCGAGGAGGGACCCTTCTCTGTCAGCGAGGTGGAGTACTCCGCCTTCTGCGCCCAGGAATGCATCTTCTCCAAGCTAAGGGAGAACGAGGACTTGAATGTGTACTCGGCCAAAAGTTTGCTGACTATGTGCAAACCGGGGGACCTGCTGGAGCTTGTGGCTACGGCGCAAGCCCCTCACTGGGCCATCTATGAGCAGGACGACCAGGTCATTCATCTGCACAAGGGCGAGATCCGCAAGGACAGCCTGCTTGAGATCAGCAGCGGCCGGCACGGGAGAATAGTGAACAATCGGTACCGGTACCGGCCGCTTCCTCCAGATCTAGTGATGCAGAACGCAGCGGGACATCTGGGCCTGAGCAGCGAGGAGATATGCTGGACCAACTCGGAAAGTTTCGCAGCCTGGTGCCGCTTTGGGAAAAGGGAGTTCAAAGCCGGAGGAGAGGCGCACTCAGCGGAGCAGCAGTATTTCCTCAAAGTGCATCTGTCCGGCAGCGGGGTGCACACTTTGGTCTTTCGCAGCCTAGAGGACATGATCCGGGAGAGGAGGCGAATGGACGCCAGTGGAATTCTCAAAGAGCTGTCTCTGGTTAACGGGGGCAAGGAGTGA